DNA sequence from the Nicotiana tomentosiformis chromosome 3, ASM39032v3, whole genome shotgun sequence genome:
TATGTAAccataattattatatttttaaagagtTACACGTCGAATTTTATCTCAAGATTTTGCATATCTAAAGGCGATGGTGCTCCGTTGCACTCATATCTTGATCCGCCTTTATAAATTATATGTATTAACAATACTAAGTTATGTTGTTTGAAGAGATTATTTCCTGCCATTCTATCAACCAAACGTGGTAGTGTATATATAATTTTAATTCTGGGTATTATATAAGTATATACATACCAAACGACAAAAATGAGATAATGAAGGTCCAAACTTAAGAGATTAATATGGGTTTGTCCAGAAAAGAGTGAACTTTTTTAGGCAATCAAAAGTCAAAACTATTTGGCCCACAATTAGGTTTAAAATAACCATAAACAGCAGCACCTAATAATGTAATTTCACTGCTTATCTTTTCCACGTGAAACACAAGGATTGAAATTCATTCTTCGAGTGACTACTTCCCGCCACATCCTCTATATATATACCTCCTATGAACGCAAGATCCAACGTCAAATATCAATAGCAAAGCCAAACATCATAAGCAAAAACTAAATGGCTTCCAGTAACTCTTCTGATCTTTCAAAGCTTCCTTTAAAAGAAATCCCAGGTGATTATGGCTTCCCCTTCTTCGGGGCAATAAAGGATCGCTATGACTTCCATTACAACCAAGGTGCTGATGCTTTTTTCAGGACTCGCATGAAAAATTACCAATCCACAGTCTTTAGAACTAACGTCCCTCCTGGCCCTTTCAATGCTCCTAACTCCAAAGTCATCGTCCTTGTCGATGCTGTTAGTTACCCCATCCTTTTTGACAACTCCAAAGTTGATAAGGAAAACTACTTTGAAGGCACTTTCATGTCTTCCACTGCTTTCAATGGTGGTTACAAGGTGTGTGGTTTTCTTGGCACTACTGATCCCAAACACTCCACACTTAAAGGCCTTTTCTTGTCCACACTTGCTAAGCTGCATGACAAATTCATCCCCATCTTTATTAGCTCAATCTCTGAGCTATTTACCAGCCTTGAAAAAGAATTGTCCGAGAATGGATCATCATACTTCAACCCCCTCAGTGATAACCTTTCCTTTGAATTCCTCTTCCGATTGTTCTGTGAGGGAAGAAGTCCAACTGATACAAGTCTTGGCACTGGCGGACCAAAATCTGTTGACAAATGGGTCTTCTTTCAGTTGGCTCCATTGATATCTCTGGGCATCAAGTTTGTACCAAACTTCCTTGAGGATTTGGTTTTGCACACTTTTCCCTTACCATATTTCCCTGTGAAATCTGACCACCAGAAACTATATAATGCTTTTTACAACAACATGGGGTCTATTTTAGATGAAGCTGAGAAGCTTGGAGTGAAAAGGGATGAAGCTTGCCATAACATTGTTTTCCTGGCAGGGTTCAATTCATATGGTGGCATGAAAGTGTTCTTCCCAGCTTTGATCAAGTGGGTTGGAACTGCAGGACTAAGTTTACACAGTAAGCTCGAGAACGAAATCAGGACTACCGTCAAAACAGAAGGAGGGGTCACTTTTGCAGCACTGGAGAAGATGACACTGGTTAAGTCAGTGGTGTATGAGACCTTACGAATGGATCCTCCAGTTCCATTCCAAACTGTAAAGGCCAGAAAAGATACAGTCATCACTAGCCATGATGCATCATTCTTGGTAAAAAAAGATGAATTAATATTTGGGTATCAGCCACTGGCCACAAGGGACCCCAAAGTTTTTAAGAACCCAGAGGAGTTTAATGCAGATAGATTTGTGGGGGATGGAGAGAAATTTCTCAAGTATGTGTACTGGTCAAATGGTAAGGAGACAGATGATCCAACTGTGAATGATAAACAGTGTCCTGGTAAAGATCTTATAGTGCTCTTGGGCAGGATATTCTTGGTGGAGTTTTTCCTGCGTTATGATACTTTTGAAATTGAATTTGGAAAGCTCCTGCTTGGTTCTAAGGTGACTTTCAAGTCAGTAACCAAGGCAACGTCTTAAGTATTGAAATGAATGGGAAGAAAACGTAGTATATTTGCAATAAAGAAGAACCTCCTTGCGAGAATACAATCTACGGGAAGTTCAAAATCTAGCTTTCTCTGTTTCAAATCGCAAAAGATTGCTTGGAGAATTGTTCTTCAAGCATTCGTTGTGAATTTTTAATACTGATGATCTGCTGTTCGATCTGTTGAATCATGAAGTTTGCCAACGAATTTACAGTCCGTCCCCATTAACCGCTCGGGCATCGACCCAGGAAGAATCAATTTTAGACTTATTGGTAATCCATGATCAACTTCCTTTCGTAGTACCCTACCCCCAGGGGAATTCGAATCCCCGCTGCCTCCTTGAAAGAGAGATGTCCTAAACCACTAGACGATGGGGGCCTGCTTGACCAACCGCCATCATACTATGATCATAGTATGATCAGTTTTTTGAAATTGTCAATATAATCGAATGATTCTATCCGAGGGATCTTTCCCCCTTTCAGAATTGCATAGAATTTTTTTTATGACCGGCCAGGCCGAATCGGGGCACCACTTGGGATGGGAATGGCTCAGCCCACATGCATCATTTGATGAAAGCACTCCAGTCGCCTCCGATGATTGGTTTGTCAACCACGCTTTCTCTCCCTCAAAACAATGCTCTGAACACGAAAGTGTGCAGTTCCGCCCCCTTCTCCCTTCTTTCTATCCCCGTACTTTCTCGCTCTTATGGAGTTGTATTCCCTAGGTTATGCAGTTATCTTCCCTGGCTTGCTTCCAAGCCACTGCACTAGATGGGCATGTAGTCGTAGTAGTCGGCCCAGAATGCCTCTCTTCTTTACTAAAATACTATTTCGGATGAATGGGGAATTACGTCGCTCTTTGATCTGCAGAATAAGGCTTAGGAGCTCTCTCTTTTATGGCAGAGATCTCTCCATACCAAGAAACCGAATCACAATGGATCGAAGCCCTCCTTTTCCTTCCAATTAGTGAGATTCTATCTCTTACTAAAATTTTAACTTCTGGTTCCGGCGAACGAATAATCATTGAGTCCTCCTCTTTCCGGACAACACATACAAAGAGACCCGCCAACAATCAAATAATTAGTGAACCTTAGAGATAGAGAGATATTTCTATAATTAGTTTGTTTCTCTTCTATTTTTCTATCTCCCATCTATCTATTTTCTTTAGTTATTTACTAGAGCAATTATGATCTGGAAGTCGATCCGGGGCAAGTGTTCGGATCTATTATGACATAGCCTTGAGGCGCTCAACGGACCCTTTAACCTTCTAAAAACCTTTTGGGGCTTTGGATTGATCCAAAAACAACTTTTTTGTGCAACCTAGTGTATATTCATAGAAGTTATTAGATCAATTCCATTATAGGAAGCATTGTTAATTAAATTCTGTGGTCCCTACTGTACCtgaataatagaaaataaaggaaaccTTTCCTTAGTGGAAGAAGAAAACCTAACAGGTTTTGGAAAAGGGTTTTAACCTAAAaaacataaatatatatacatgGGATATAGCTGGCCGTTTTTTGCACCCGAAAGACACACGTTTTTCTTCCTTGAATTTCGCCCACCCGAAATTCTCTCTTTccggatattatttgggtaacacgGTAGaagactgtggaagtttgttgaGGTCTTGCAACTCTGGAATTGGAGACAGATATTGATTTGctttgttcacgcttcaagaggtaactCAAATAATCCCCGTATGTGCTAATTGTTTAATTTACACGTGAATATGATACTGTAATTGCTTCCGCTGCGATATATAATCCAACAAAACCTTCTCTTTGCATACTATCCCCTATTCGTAGGGATAAATTTTAAGTCAACAAATAAATTAGATCTCCAGATCCATTCTTGAATCATACAATAATTTAGACTAAAGCTTTTATATTCTTGAGAACTAGGTTTTGAACAACACTTTGAATTAAATTTTGTTAGTGTATATCGTTTGATTATGTTCTCCCAGGGTATTGGGAAGTATTTAGAGTGTTACCTCTAAATTTACATTCTCTTTTATACACTTCAGTGGATTTGCTTATCTGTATCTGTATCTAGTGTAAATCTTGTAAAATGGCTCAATGATTCGTAGAGCAGTATCGCATGGCTATTTATTTATAATGAGCAAACGAAAATAAGAGAGAGAATTACACGTAACGTAGTTCACACATATACATTGCAACTAGGTGGCATGTATACAACTTTGCTATGTTGTAACCCAAAAATAATAGGTCAAGATTTAGCATCCAACTCCAAATAGGTTCTCAAAATAGCtattcagtttttttaaaagcTCAAGCTTCTAACTCAATCTCTGAATCAGTAATTGTGACTCAAATATTAGTTCAACAAATTATCCATTTGTGTggtgaaaattaaaattttaaagtaaTCCATTATTCTTGAACAAGCTTAAATAAGTGAGTTTAAGTTTcaaatttgattttgtgagaaatttggaATGACTGTTGTTTAGACTTGTTAAAATTACTCTAAGGAGGTTGTTTATAATATTTGAAGTCATTTAATGAAGATTTAGActggttttgaagaaaaattatgctTTTATATAAGGCGGGTACATTATGTATATAGCTGTATAAAattgtataatagtgtataagaGGTATTTAACCCCTTCCCCCCCCCTCTCTATCTATCTATTTatttatctctctctctctctctctctctctctctctatatatatatatatatatatatatatatatatatatatatatatatatatatataaaactcaaaTGTAcaccaaatcacttcaaatttacgttttgaaatgtttgaaatcAATTGGAACAATACCCAATCCAagaaactgtaacgacccgatcaatTGTTTGAGTTTTAGAATCCTATTCTTCTATTTGATGCTTCCCATAGGTTGTTTTGATATTTTATGGCTTGTGAGGATGGAATTTCTTAGGGGTTCGGGAGCGGTTTGAAGCACTTAGTTCCTATATTGAGGTCTaaggttggaagagttgaccaaagcgAATATTTATGTAAATGACCACAGATTAGtattttgaaggttccaataggcttgcatgatgattttggacttgtacgtatgttcggTACGTGTCTCAGGTGgctcgaggttgatttggtgcttCTAGTCAAAAGTTGAAACTTTAAACTTAAGAAAGTTTGAGATTTTTGGTTTGATACTTcattcttggttttgatattgtttttagTATTTTAATCCTTTGGACAAGTTTGTATAGTGTATACGGAATTGTTAAGATGATTGGAAGGAGTCCCAGAGGGATTGGGTGAGTTTCAGGATGGTTTCGGGGTATTTCAAATTCGATTATTGGTTTTCTGATGCATAGTTGTGCATAGCGATCGTAGAGTTGTATCTCGCGACCGCGTAGAAAAAATTTGATTCCAGGGCCATGTGTTTCGCGATCATTTGGAGGGTCTTGCGATCATGTAGGAGTGGCTGGTAGAATTTGCGGCCACAAGGGCTCAGACGCGACCGCATAGAAGGTTTGGCTGGGGGAGGGGATTGTGCTTCGCTATCACGTGGTAGAGTTTGCGATTGCATCTGGTCGTCTGAGTGATCTTCGCGATTGCGTGGGATGAGTCATGATCGCGATTAAGGATTTTTGGAACAGGGCTTGTGTCACGCCctgaccttggggagcgcgaccggcgctcaaccgagataccccggtcaagcaagcctttacaataccttctacccaactcacccatgaataaagagaagaatacattttattaattagatagtAAGAGGTCATGTAAATAATACCAGTTCATTTTCATTAGTTACATTATTagcaagtctccaaaatagtacaatatacaatcatagttaaagtggaacagatgatgcgattacaacatttttagtttaaccttcccaaagacaagatacaacccacactatatctacggagcctctaatagaaatAAAAGAGTACTACGATAATGCCGACAACAAatctccggctatacctcaaaatactatatacatggaacaagagatacatgaccccgaaataaagtggggctcaccaagtcagccgaggagagggtgtgctgctatcactgatcaatatcacctgctatggaaccacctgcatccattaaagatgtagcgcctccagcaaaaggacgttagtacatatggaatagtactagtatgtaaaactaaacaccctctcaacaGAATGAATAACAGTAAACAGAGAATAaaatatgaaatcaataagagactcagaTAGTATCAAGgtatcaagttaggggaaaggtaaatatCAAGTAAGTTttagtaatttaagttgggagatctttagcaccgatacaccactgtgttttagcacggagtccgatctcagcctgaCCGTCTAAGCCGTCTCAGCCCGAGACATACACTcgcaataccaccatgtgcacggcatggcatccgatctctgctcgatcggctaagccgtctcactacaatgtcgtgtgggtcgacatcacatcacatctcgctagcaataatctcatcacatTGAAGGGGAAaaatatctcaacacaccaatctcatcttatataaggggaaacaacctCATCACATTAACGTGAGGATTTActcctcaatcactcctacaccagcacgtgtagtttcggagGTAGGTTGTTTCGACCTACCCTTTctcggtggctaaacgatactcccaaggcatttattgTTAAAATGATTTACCACTCATTTCagattcttttacatgtcattcattttattggcaccattggccataacgcaatatcattcttggcacgttggccgtacttcataattcatgctcactatttcactttcaaacatcatcacagattgtcaacaacaaacatttctattcaagactttaagcacacatttgagcgatttagggtcttaggcacatgtgatttcttacacaatttaaTATGTTCACTTTCATTTGGGCTTGATTTGGAGTcacaatattttaatacatactcatatTTTGAATATGCTCCCGAAGAATAATATAATATGATAAGAATATTTcgaaacacattttgaacatattcatatatatacatctttcgacaacaaacttatttagaaaagtcaattcataataGAGAACTCatgacttacaagaacatcgtgggaattcaactctaagagagaagtttagccaacatacctcgtcTCGAGCTTTTTGAATTACTACAATGTTCAGAAAATCTTATCCACTTCGATCTACTTagagatataacaaaattgaacacaaattaggaaggagttcatagttccagctcacttgagcatttcatcaaacactaggtgtgcattaaagtttcaagctcctcctatggtggattctttcatcccactaTCCAAAGTTTACCCAAATGAGCTAAACAATCTTCCCAatcccttgatggtacatgcatgcataatgaacaactctcACCCCTAGAATTGCCTTATTTATTACCTATTTTTAATTAAATCCCGGAATTGAGGGTTAgagagtagaatcttacctctaggatgaaaacCTAGTGAGTTCTTCTTGTAAAAttttcaactttgagcaagaattgatgaatgataagcttaggaacttcccctccctctcactctatggtactccctctctctagaaatataagTTTTAACTTTCTAGAGTGATCCCTAAgactgttttataagaatggggtcaggttcaaaaattagaaaaaatgaagctCTGATGCAGATCttcggtcacatatgcgaccgcatagcgcttctgcggtccgcaaaatgggctgCATATTGGCTCCCCGGAACTGGGCACTTCTGCCTCACTCTGCAACCGGTCTAtgatcgcataatgcgccgcagaacttctCTCCGAAAATTTTTGTGCTGGGTTTGCGattggttatgcgaccgcataattgtccAAACATGTGCCCAAATTTTTGCTTCagtctgcggcagatctgcggtccgcagattagttctgcgaccgcagaatgggccgcaaaaatgccaTGCACTTTCAAAAAATtgttcaactccccaatgcactgttcaacccgAAGAATCCCTACAATCgtcaacacataagcctacttcggcacagCGAAACTCCGGGTATTAGGTAaaagtttacggggccttacagcttGTGCTTGGCAATTGCGTGGGCTggtgtcacaatccaaaatcccagtaagttgtgatgacacctaacgcAACCCGTCAGATAAGACAAATAACAAATGACACAACTCGAATGAAAAttcatcaataaataataaataagatgacTAACATCCATAAAACTATCTCAAGGCTAATTAAGCACAACATCCTAGGCACTCATTTTACATGTTAGGTGTAGCTGGTATCTTGGCAGCTCCCTATCTACTGTTATACATGATTTCTtgataacttttttttttaatcatagAAACGCAACTCTGCTAATGAATTCAATCAATAGGAAGAGACTTATAACGTTGCAGACCCTCACGGTTATTTGGTCGATTGATCGTCCGATATTTTAGAACTATATAAATCTCTTTTTAATTGAAAAACAACATAGTAACATTGTTCTTATAAATAAGATTTTGCAAAATTTGATTGAGAAAAATCATTATGCTAAGCTCAACATCAGAAAACCTAATGACAAAGAAAACATCATTAAATAATAGTAATGCTTTCTATTTTGTGAAACGCTATATATCACATTGAGACTCACATATTGGCTTCTAAGGTAACCTTTATTCTTTTCAGTCACAagtttttgatatatatatatatatatataatcgcaTATGTTACTGTTTGAGTAATCACGCAAGAACTATTAAGCAAGATACAATATGTTGCACATTCAGCTAACATGGACGGATATTTTGTGTGTCAAAATAAAGTTGAATCTCTTTATTTAAGATTACTAAAACTAAATAGATTGAGTATGACTATGTATTCGAAAGAGTAACATCTTATTCGGCCGCAAGAATTGGCTCCAATATTTCTACAGACCTTCTTTAACTTCAGCTGAAGTAAAAAGTAGATTATCTGCAACCAACTAAGAGAACAATATCAAATTATTATTTTAGCACAATCACTGATCATGCATTTACATACTAAAGTGGACTTTATAGCATAAGATGTTAGTCCATAAACAGGTGAAGTGAAGATTGACAATCTGATAAAAGATTGAAGTAATGAGAGTCCATTAACCAAAATGTGGCTTCCAAAAATTTCTCCTTTTCGTCTATCAAATGTGAGTAGTAAGAAACTGAAGCTTCTCTTTTCGGTACCTTTTCTGGTATTGCTCTTGACTGCCTTTTTTAGGACTACTGTCTACTGCAAACAAGCAAAGAGAATATGAATCAATACATGGATTTTCTATGCCCGTTCCTAAGGAACTTAGACTTGAAACTTTATCATATTTCAAATTAAACACAGATGATTTGATTACTGAAGGGCATCAAGTCATGGAACTGCAGGCTGATTGCGAGAAAACTATAAGTACTAAGGACAATCTTTTAACTTGTGGCTTCAGAGCAACCATTTGCTGATACAGAATAACAGTAAAATTAGTAAAAGTAAATACTTAAAATTATTTCTTACAATGCTCACTCTATCTCTCTACTTGAAGTATAAATTCAATCGGCTTGTTGATATGCTAATATGTAAAGGATTGGAAATTGTAAGTTCAACCTAATGAAGAGGGCTTAGGCAAAACCAATTAAGGAATAGAACATCAAGAGAGCTATGAGAAAGAGAGTGTAGTTTTCTCCAGATAACTTTTAATAAACTGAATGTATCAGGAAAAAACACAGAAACATAGTTAAGATCCATTTTCATTCACAAGTTCAGTGGATTAAGTTACAGAATAGACAACATTGTGAAGGGGAAGGGGTGTAAAACTTTACCATACATATATTAACCCAAAAAGGATTTTTTTTCGGTAGTAAAAGATCCTAAAAAGGTAGATACTTCCTGCAGTTGGCAAGCTATGAtcatgtttacccgaaaaacggatagagttaaatttgtacgcaattctaagaatatgtggtatagcttaatacaaaccgtaaggataaatagaaatatcaaatatggattgcaaagagtaCAAAGTAaataaggttgtaaagaagatgatttttaggactgaacaggttgaatcaatttatgaagcttaaaagaacaactcttcactataggagaatatggtgcttgaattacaatgtaagcaaaaacttgttccttacagaaataataaccatcccctttatagtagagggatctcactctagatataattaaaaatacatagtgggagacccatgataaatcaacttttctATAATTTCtaccaggattctctcctctagtgggattgcaacggctcttgtctatgagctcgatattgactcgagttttcagtcttgactcgagttttcggtcttgactcgagctctcgatcttgacttgagctcgattct
Encoded proteins:
- the LOC104110801 gene encoding allene oxide synthase 3-like → MASSNSSDLSKLPLKEIPGDYGFPFFGAIKDRYDFHYNQGADAFFRTRMKNYQSTVFRTNVPPGPFNAPNSKVIVLVDAVSYPILFDNSKVDKENYFEGTFMSSTAFNGGYKVCGFLGTTDPKHSTLKGLFLSTLAKLHDKFIPIFISSISELFTSLEKELSENGSSYFNPLSDNLSFEFLFRLFCEGRSPTDTSLGTGGPKSVDKWVFFQLAPLISLGIKFVPNFLEDLVLHTFPLPYFPVKSDHQKLYNAFYNNMGSILDEAEKLGVKRDEACHNIVFLAGFNSYGGMKVFFPALIKWVGTAGLSLHSKLENEIRTTVKTEGGVTFAALEKMTLVKSVVYETLRMDPPVPFQTVKARKDTVITSHDASFLVKKDELIFGYQPLATRDPKVFKNPEEFNADRFVGDGEKFLKYVYWSNGKETDDPTVNDKQCPGKDLIVLLGRIFLVEFFLRYDTFEIEFGKLLLGSKVTFKSVTKATS